The sequence AGCATTTCCTCAATACAAATTGCAGCTCAATGAGAAGTGTATCTGGGCTCCCAGCTCTGAAAAAGGACAGGGAGTTTTACAAGGGAATCTGCTCTGGCTTAACTCAGTCTCCATCTACATGAGAAGTAGATGCCTCTATTGAGTGCCTCCCCCTGTGAGATGAGCTGTGGACCAGTGCCCAAAACTGCCATTGACATCAACAGGCTGAAAGAAAGCACGAGCAGAGTCCAGCAGTGTGGTTCTCATGTGAGCCAACAATGGAGAGGTTATTCAGAGCTAAGGAGCTAAGGCAGAAAATCAGAGCTAAACCCCAGCCCATGCCAAGGACAGCTGTGCTGTTGACAGCCAGGCTGGCTATTCTACCACTCCAAAGATTGTCTCATACAGCATTTCCTAGAATGTTTACTCTAGTCACAGGCTTGGCCTTAAAAGCTCAGCCAGCTTCTTCCTATTGAGCAGTAATGGCTGCTGCGCTTTCAAGACTCAGACATGCTCTGGACAAGCTCCTTGCTCTCCGTGCATGGTGACAAACTGGAGCACAAGCACCCAGCATTAATAGTTAATCAGCACCATCACATGACTGCCCTGTTCCTGCTGTTACCACTCATACTACCaatcccctccttccttcccactCATGGGCAGTGTCCCATGGGAGACTGCTGGGTACAAAGCACACCCGTGTCCCCTCTCAGACACCAGTGTCCAGCCATGCTGGCAAAGAAAGTGTTTTGcttcacagacacagagctaaGCAATGCCAGGGAAAAGCTAAGCAAAGCCAAGCTCTTATTTTCCATTCCTAGCTACCATCTCTTCTGTTTAGTGCTTTGAACAAGTCTATACCCATCTGAATTCTAAGCAACAGCAGCCCCTGTTATCTTGTGGCTGCTGAATTCTAAGAGAATTCAACACTTAGTGGTAGTAAAGTaagaacaaagagaaaaaaaacaatctAATCTATCTCTACTGCTTATTTCAGTTTGTTAACCTATATAACAGTCAGAAGAGCCAGCAGAAAACTGCCACCACCATCAGATGCCCTCTGGACTATATGAGGAATAACCAGATTGTTTCTAAATAGCCATTCACCCTCTCCAGTCTCCTCAAGGCACTTCACTGGCCATCCAAAGAACTAAATTGTAAGGCTCTCTCTTTTCAGGAGTCGCTATCACAAGCAAAAGATGGAACTTATTACGGCTGAAGAGAGATCCATTCACCTGCAGACCAAACACAGCCTGGGCAGTGACAGCATATGGTGGAGCCACCCGCAGACTCCTTCTCTCCCCAGGCAAGGATGAGATATTTGTATCACAGTGAGCCACATGCTGAGGGAGGAGTGGGCAGGGACAGGCATCTGGCCAACTCAACAGCCACACTGGGACCCAGCCCAGGCAGCCCCTCCAGCCCAGACACACCAAGGCTGGGGGAGGTGAGGACAACCCAGCGCTACTGCAGAAGAAAAGAGCACTGCAGAGAAAGTCCTGACCTTCACTTCAAGCAGCATCTCCAAGCTGGTGTTGTTGAAATATATACACAGGTTGCAGCAAAACTTCTTAATCTGTCAGGCTCTTGAGATTACTTGGGCTGAACTCAGGGACTGGGAAACAACATGCCAACATTATCCTCCTACACAGTACTGTGtcaaaaccagaaagaaaataTCCTTCAGAAAACCTTATTTTAAAAGGACCAGAAGTCAACACACAAGAGACAGAACAGTGATATGCTGCAGGATGGCCACCCTTGGGGATCCAATCCAGCACCCACTCTCTGACTGCTGCTCACACCACATCCAATCATACTTTAACCAGTTGTACTGTTGCTGCAGTTAGGAGCTCTTGGTTTTGCTGAGTGATGTTTCCTGTGGCCAACTGGCAGCCCACCATAGAACACAGCTAGCAGATATGGGAGACTGGGCTCTTCTGTTAGCTCAGTAGGAATCATTCTATGTGGTGCTCTGAGAGCAAAATGCTAGAGGTCAAAACCCCAACCTTGTCCACTCACATGCAGAGCTTCTGGCAGATGTTTTCAGGTGGAAGTGCTTTACCTCCTTCCCAATTTGCCTACCTAACCATCAGTCAGACCAAGAGTTCAAGTCCTACACAGCATCACTCAGGACTTTTCCAGGAGTCACATCCCAAGGCCACATGCCAGTGGTGCCATATGCCCATTTGATCTCCTCTCTTTGGACTGCAGCCAAAGACTCAGCTCTAGTCTAATACCTTCTTACCAGGCTTTAgagctttgaggaaaaaaaagaaagacagcaGGGTTGGGAAGGTAGCCAGCAAGCCTGCCAATCTAAATGATAAGCCCTTGGCTTGAACCTCAGGCTCATAATTTTCTGCCACTAGTGCCAGGTGCTATTATTGTCCCTTTGGGAATCTTAATACAACAAAAATACTCTCTCTACCTCTGTCTCTGCCATTCTTAACCTTCCTATTCCACAGATCTCTGCTGCTTCTCCAACTTCAGCCACATCAAATTTCCTTCCCTCATCTTCCTTTTGCTCAACCAAGCTCTCTGGTGCTATCCAAATGGCCCTGACCAACCTAATTCCTGCTCTTTTTCATGATTCACAGTAGCACCTCAAGGAACCACGTTTCAGATGTCTCAGCATATATTCTAGCTATTGGCTCACCCTCCCTTGGTAGTCCAGATGGATATATTCACCAGCATGCAAGCTTCCAGGAAAAGGCAGCAAAATTAGACAGCCACATAGCCCAGGAAAAAGAGACCGGTAAGTACTTCCAGACAGCAGCTCATTTGTCCACCTCCCTCTTGAACTGCTGTCCCTTTGCACACGTtacaaaaacagaacaaaaatgcaCTGAGACAAAACAAGGAAGGAAAACATCAAGGGAGAAGAACAGAAGCATTTGGCTCTAGGAATGGACTACACATTCTGTGCCAGGGCTCACACAACAGTGGAAGAGGTGCAGAGAGGTGTGTGCTCAGAATGAAAGTCTGCTAGCAGCACATCTGAAAGATGAACACAGTATGAACAGACACCATGGAGTGGACTTGCACTAAAATTAATTCTGTGTTTCAACAATGCACAGAGAACAGAGATCCTCATGGAGAAGCCGTTGGCATCCAGGCTGTATAACTTCCAGAGGGCCTTTgcaacctcagccattctgtgagAATGCTCTAATCTCTGGTACACTGGTTGATGCCAAGACTTTAGGAACAGGACTAGGTTATCCTGCCTGCCTTGCCTTTGGCATTTACAAGCTGGCAGCAAGATGAACCTTACCTTCAGTAAAAAGACAAAGTCAACTTACTTGCCTCTTCCAGGAGGAAATCATTATGCTTTTTAAGAAGCAGCTGGGCCAAGTTGTACATGGGTTACTCCTCTCTTACATTCCGattcatccagctgcagctgcacacAGGCACTTCCTAATGTTTTTGTATGAGTTAGATAACCATCCAGGGAACACTTATGAGACACAGAGACAGGGGTATCTGCTGCCTGGCAGAGTCCTAATCACCTCCTTGGGGCTAGGTGGAGTGCCTCCTGATTTCCCCTGCTACTGAGTCTCTCTCTCCACCTCCCAGACAGCATGTTTTCCCCCCACTGTCAGACTATCAATGATGTCAGCAAACTGAACATAAGCTAGCCAGCACTGAGCCAGTCTTTACAACAGAGATCAAACCACTGGAGAACATCTCAGCTCCTCCAAAGATGCAAAGAACAAGACACCTTTACCATGCCCCATCTCCCACTCATATGTCTGGAGTCCCAGAGCCCCCCACCATGGAACTACATCCTCACAGGCAAGCAGACCAGACAATGCCATTGATCAcattcagccccaaattccctcacgTTAAGACTGCCTTGCAGCAGCCATACACAGCATTTGTTTGCTGGCCACTTCAGTGCCAAACACTGTCAGGGTTGAGATAGACAGGCACTTCTATGCTGGAAGAACAGCTGCTGCAGCATATTTCTGGGGGtgaaaaattaaagcaaaattgcaGGAGGTTACCAGAAGCAGAATTTCTCATGCTCTACTGATGCAACCAGTTTTTGCAATGCTTTCTTTACTATGTTGCTTCAACAAGCCTACTGACAAAGAACTGCTATGGCCCAACTTCCCACACCTGAGAGACAAGTTCTGGCACTGGGCCCCTTAAGAATTATGCTCAGCACAGGTCCCTGAACTCCACTCAGTCACTCTGGAGAGTGAGGCCCAGGGCAGAGACTGTGCTGAAACTACCACTAGCACCAGCAGTAGATTTTCCAGCACCCTcttgctgcagaaagcagctcagATGGGCAAACAGATGGTAACAATTCTGCAAAGGCCTGGATTCAAACGGGAGGCCAAGAGGTGAAAAGGACTCACGAGCTCACACGTGGAAGCTATCTGGAAGCTATTTGTCAAGTCCTGGAGAGACAGGCAAGGGCAAAACCCAGCTGTGCGAAGGATATGGCAAGCTCACCCTGGAGCCATTAGCAGCCCAAAGCCCAGACCCCAGTGCACCAGGGTCACACACTGGGGCCTTGGTCACGTGTGGTGAGTGCTGTTCTGCAGCCTCTGTGCAACCAGTATGGACACAAAGGAAGCTTTCAGGGCTGAACACCCCACCAATAGCTCAGTCCAACCAAAATTCCAGTACTGAAACATACAGTAGAAGGAAGATAGTCTTGATATCACACAGCTAAGCACAAATTAAGATTCTCATCAGGCATTTCATCCAGGCCATTCCAGTGTCAAGTCAAGACAAAGAGCCACTCATATGTCTTGCACTGAAACTAGTCACCCACCAAAGGGGGTGCAGAGCCTGCAATGAACAATCCAAATGTTAGCCTAGGatgcatttttctcctctcaGATAGCCTTTTTCATCCTAGCATCTCATTGCATTTCAAAGAATGCATTAAGCCTCCAAAAGATAATGGTATTGACACTCCAATAGAGGAAGCCAAATAAAGAGCAGCTGAGATCACTTTgcttgttcagcctgaagaagaggagACTGAAAGGACACCTCATTGCAGTCTagaacttcctcatgaggggaagcagaggggcaggcactgctcTATTCTCCGTGGTGAACAGTGACAAGACCCAAGGAAATGGCCTGGagtgtgtcaggggaggtttgggttggatataagaaaaggttcttcacccagaaggTAGCTGGGCACTGTAAGAGGTTCCCCAAGTTAGTGGCCATGGCACCAACCCTGACAAGGTTCAAAAGGCagttggacaacactctcaggcatatggtgtgattcttggtgctgtgctgtgcagggccaggatttgAACTTGTGGGTCTTTTTCAACTCAAGATATTCTATGAATTTGATTCTTTCTATTCATACAAGCAGGAAAACCACAGCAGAAAGCTCTGAGCAAGACATGAAACCTACCTAATCACTTTGCAGCATACCTGGAATTACACCCATGTACCCACACTCTTTGCCTTGTACTTCAAAATTATGCTTTCCACATCAGGCACCTACCCACATAAAGAATTTGGACTGCTTGTTGTACTACCCCAAAGCTGCTGTCCCCCCAGGAGATCTCTCTCCCTGCAAATGCTACGCTCTGACTTAACAATCTTCTTTAAGTAGATTTCAAAGGTGCTCCTGGCAGTCCCACTGAATAGCACAGGAGGATCCTTTACTTCCTCTGTTTACACAACATGCCAAGACCAATTAATCCCCTGGGAATGAGCTCAGCAGCTCCAAGAAGTCTTTGTGACACCCTAGACTTCCTTATGCCTCAGGTGAACCTGGAGCCTTCAACTTTGAACCCAAGGATGTCCCTGCTCTCCCTGACCTTGTGCTCTCAGCATTGTCAAAAAAGCCAGATATGCTAAAGTGGCAGCAGCCATGCAGGGTGGCAGCAGGCTTCATTAAAGAGCAAGTGgttggcagcagggccagcatgCAATGATGTGTCTGCCCAGGGACCATGATCAAGGGGTGCTGGGAGAGGGCATTCACCGCAGCAAAGCGAGTGTCTGCACAAGCCAGGGCATTTCTGCCCAATTAAGGAAAGAATAGAAGTCTTCTGAGCTCATTTTCTAAGCCTTTGGAGAAGTGAAGAAAAGTGTGCATTGAAATGTCCTCGCTCGGCCTCAACAGGGAGACACTGGGTGGCCAGCTGACCAGCCAGGGTGGGAAATGCATCTGCCAACAGTCCAAACTCATGTCTGGGACACAGAAGGGCTGAATCACTGTACCCTGTGAAGCTGGAAAGGCATAGCCTGGCATCTAACCAAAACAGGGCTTTTTAAACCTGCTCCTGGTACAGCCTTCCCTGCTGCACAAGGCTGAACTGAAAGGCATGGATGATGGAGATTTCCATTTATTCACATGGTTAGAAAGGACAGCAATTCCCTAACTTCTTTAAAGCACTCTGACTGCCCCCAACACACCCGTCTCCCAAATTTGCTCCTCTTTTTTACCAAAAGGCACCAAATCACTGGAATACAGGGAGACATTTGGATACCACTTGCCATCAACTCATGGAAGGAAGACATCCCAACACAGACCCACTCCACACCTCAACCCTCTGGACCAATATTCCATCACCATCCAACATAAAGAGAATTTGATGCAAAGCACTTGGCATCTCTTCATCCACCCCTGAATTACCCATACCACCTCACACCCCCAAAGTGTCTTCTTATCTCACAGCACATTTGCTTCAGGCACAAATTCATCTTGCCTGATACTCTGTCATCTGtcagctgctcagagctgcagggatgggaAGTAAGGCTCAGGGATAAGAGTGAAAGCCACATCTGctgctcaaaagaaaaaaagtctaGCTGATAAACTTTTCAGATGTGTTCTCATGGGCAAGCATATGATAGCAAGGATAAGAATCACAAAGCAAGAAAAGCTTGATGTTTAGAGCCCAGATGAAGCCTTAGAGTAGCCTGTTTAATATTAACATTCCTCATATGCATCATTTACCTGACTAAGAAACATAGGATGCCACACACTGCCCAGGCAGTTAATAAGAGCCATTTTTGTTGGACAATGGAAACAGACAAAAACAAACACCCTGGTCCCATTTTATAAGTGGGAAACTGGGGGCCTGAATAACTTTCATAGGAGAAATAAGTACAGGTAGCAAGCAAAGACTCATCATAAAGCTTCAAGATGTTACTGGCTGAAAGTTAACCAATTAGAGCTATAAAAATAATACAAATGACCAAATAAAATATTCAGGCTGCATCTCactgtgcatgtgtgtgtcatGTCATGTTGTGCCCTCAGTGCACTTTCTGTCAAATTAAATCTACCAGCTGACTATAATTTCTTTATAACATGGATTCCAGAACCATGGAATGTTAATGACATCCACagtaaaaatgttatttaaaaaacACACTGCCACTTCCACTCCAGGTTTCAACTTCCTTTGCAAAAATCTTTGCCACAATTAATCCAGAAGTGTAGAGAGCAAATCGACAAGGAAGGCAATTATTCTCACAAGGTtttcccaaaaaaaccaacagttTGGAAAGCTCTTTTAAATTAGCCCCTAACCTTTATCAATACACTCCTGAAGACAGTGCTGAAAGATGCTTAAGGGAGAGCAGGCTATGCCTAGCATCTAAATCAGAGCAATCACCTGGGCCAAAAGAAACATTTTCTCATTTACTTATGTGCACTCTGAAAAACTAGAAGGCTGGGCACAGGCTTAGCAGCTTTCTTCTTCTCTCGTAAGGATGTGAGACTAATTAAAGTCTGTCAGTATCAGTAGAAGATTTGGGTGATGTGAAATGCAAGACTGGGCCTTTTGAATGTTCTGTGAGCAGAAACTTGGCTAGAAGGTTGAAAAGGGGGTGAGGAAAACCGTACTGAAAGCACAAGTCTCTGCATTATGTATTCATGGGAGGTATGCTGCCAGCAGGACTGAGAAAAACCAACAATGTAATAGGGAAATAGAAATCTCACTTTTAGGGTTCTTAGAAAATAAATGCACAGTCCTTTCTTTTAGTGGGTCCATCTTGTAAGCTTTAAGGAATCGTTGCAAGCAAGGTTAAAACTAGTACATCCAACAAACCAGAGGCAGTGAAATTCTTTCCTAATGAGAGGAAATTCAGAACTgaaaaataattgtttttaaCTTACTGCAATGTACCAGGGCCAGCAGATGTCTGCAGATATCCTTTTAAGCTGACACTACACCAGTGCAAATAGAAAAATAATGAAGAGACATGAAATACTAACTCTACAGCAAGGCCTTTTGAAAGAGAGGCGCCAGATGGGAACTGCACAGGGCAGCCTGCCCCATTTCCCAGGCTCTGCAGAGACAAGGCAAACTTCTAGCATCTCCACACCTCAGTCCAAGGCCAAATTAAAATCCTGCAAAATCAAGAGCAACTGCATCTACAGCAAAATGTAAGCAGTTTGTGAAATGTTAAGAAGGCAAAAAGCTCTCTTTTACATGGCTATAAAACTGCTAGGAGGCATAAAGAGATCTAGGCCCAAGGAGCTCAACAAGTGTGGAAATTCCTATCATCATCAAGTTGACAACCCCTTTCAGCAAAGGCTCTTTTTATACATGCTAAGCAATTAATTTATTTTGGAGTAAGTGACATAGGTCAGATCATGGAAGCAGTGGTAACTTGATGAAAGCAAATGCCAGCAATTTTGCTCCTGTGCCATGCAGTGAACTGGACAGCACAAGTGCTGCCTTCCTCCTGGGGTAGCAAGAGAACAGCCCAAGCGTGGCAGGAGCCACTCAAGCAGCAGTGCCTTTACCTCTCAGGAGGGCTATCTACACTTACCCCAATTTATCCTAGACAGACAGCAGAAGTACCCTGAAAGTGTGCCCTGAAGACACAACCACAAGAACCAACCCTATGAATTTACTGAACCTCACCTGTAGCCCACATTTCTctccacagagaaaagcaaggcacaattcttcccaagaatgtGAAACCTAGAAATATTCTCAGAACatcaaagaaagaaaacacaattcctACCATTTGCTATACCTGTGTTTgtacaaaagtagaatgcaatatggagattgtttacctaaAACCATAgtgttttgttcccttggcctatcagggccaagaatgtttgtgtgtcaggactgtcaaGTGACAGTCACAAGATTTGGTGCAGTGTGTGCAAAGTTGAGTGCTTAGCAGATTCAGTTTTAGATGTATaaaatagtataatataataaagtaattaattagccttctgatatccataaagtcctcctcatcattcctccttcATCAAGGCCCTCACAGCACCACTATCCTTGCCTCAATAACCCATTTCTGTCTTTGCTTACCAGGCCTTTTTCTCAAGCAATGCTGCTTTCCTCCCGTGAAGCTCCGCCTTACCTGCTGCATTTTTTCCAGATCAAGGCTGGGCCTGCTGACCTTATCCCCGTATCCCTGTCGGTGTCTCTTACAAGGCATGACCTGCTCAAGGCCCGCCCCGACGCTGGTGAAGATCAGAGGTGCGGAGGCCGGGCTGCgcaccaggggctgcagtctCTTGGGAGGGGAGGCACTGAACAgcacggggctggggctggcctggaggCCGTCGCCCCGCTCTGCCACGGGCCGGAAGGACATGGCGCACAAGTTCTTCACTTCCTCGTCGCTGGAGGAGGCGTTGTTGCCGTCGCCGCAGCAGGTGAGCCGGCTGACCTGCGACCACTTGCGCTTCTCTGCCGCAAACTCGCGGTTGAtgcgctccagctcctcctccgaGCTGTGCCGGTCAAGGCTGGCGTGGAAGAGGGCCCGAACCTTGCAGCATTGGCTCTCCTGGTTCTGGAGCTGGTTGGTGGCCAGAGGAGTCAGGGCACAATTCCGTCTTCTCTCTGGTGGGAGGAGATTGAGAAGTGGCAGAGCACATCTGGGTCCCACAGCCTATATAAAACGGGCGTGTTTCCTCCTGACCTGCTGTTTTCATCTCCTCCCAAGTAAACTTCTGAGCTGTTTCcccaccttctcttctccagataaAACACCCCCCAGCTGAATGCTTCCCTTTGGAAGTTTACAGACTTTTTTTCAGACCAGACTGCTAGATGTCATCCCCTTTCAAACCATCACCTGGAAGTCTAGTTCCAGAGAAAGAACACAGATCTGTCACCCACCTCACCTCCTCAAGGTGGAGAAGACACGAGCTTACAAATGTGTTGCTAGGCACTTGCCTCTAGCCAAAAATATTAACTTCTAGTGACCAGTTCTCAGGGCAGAAGAGCCAAGTTAGGCTATCCTAAGCGTCACATTTTTGGCTCAAATAAATGAGATCTGGTTTCTAGAAATAAAAGTCCTCTATTACAAGACTTGTCACACAAGAGAACCTGTCTTCAGTCACAAGCTAGGCATGCTTTATCTCTTCTGCTGAGCTCTTTTTAGGCTAAGCATATGGAGCAGGGATCTGAACTCTAACAGGACATGTCCTGCGCATCAGGAATTGAACTTCTGCTTCCTCTGCATAAGAATCTGCTTGAACCCGGGCACCAGGGCATACACTAATGACAAACTCAGCATAACTCAAGAAGTGCATTTACTACAGATTTCACCTGCAGCTCTAAGCTACTTCCTATCAAGTCCAAAAACAACAGCAGAGCACCTATATCTTCTCTATCAAAGACTCTCACTAGATGCAAGAATATAGTGCACAATACCAACAGTCTAGGAGGAAGGGAGAGAGATAATCAAATAATGAGTCCAGGGAAATTAATAAACTGAAGGTTCAAACTCAAAATAGCAAGGATGAGGAAACCCAGAACAAAGATGATCCAAGCGCAAAAGCATGGAATAGAAGATAAAAATTtagtcccagctctgctgctggcacaaTTGTGGATCATCTCTGCCCCATGTCTCAGCACAACACATGGTTAACAATGTCTGTTTCTGGTGATAAAAATGCAACTGCAGCATCTGATAACACCAGCCTCTCCCTATGAGGTCCCAAATGCTTCAAAGGTGACTGATTTAATGCATCTGTTTGTGGTACATTGGGGACTGGGAAGGAGGCACTTGCAAGAGCACGAGTGAAAAGAAAAACTGACTTCAGCCGTAGTATCCCGGGATCCTTCTATCTTCATCCCTTTACCTCTGTCGATCTGAGCAAGTTCCTGGTTCTCTCCCTCAGAGTCATCGCTGTCCTCATCACTTGGGGGATAGGAGATCTAGGGgacaaggagaaagaaaaggctTCATCATGAACACTGAATATTGCTGCCCAAGCCACTTCCCTCACCCTCCCCCTCTCATATCCTGGAGGGAGCCACCCTACCTAACCACACACACCCAGCTATGGCACCTTCCTGTGTGCACATCCTCATCTCCCAGCCCCAACCTCCCATCGTACCCTCTTACTTTCGGCAACACAGAACACACAAACTACTGCTGCTTCCACCACAAGAGCTGCACTGCCAGCTCTTTCCCAAGTACAATGAACATATCCTGCCTTTCACTTCCCAGACATGTAGCTTACAACCATCATGGCCTACCACATCCACATCACGTGGATAACCGAATCTCCAAAATCGCCGCTGCCGAGATAGAGACACATCCTGTCAACAGCACTTGCAAGGCACCCACAAATGGAAGTGGCACATTAGCTTTGGCCATCCTGTGTGTGTACCCACACTTCCCCCTTGAAGTTCACACACAATCCACCACAGACTCATCTTGCTTTCCTACAGGCCAACCCTGAGGTATTTaatagaaataaaagaaacatgatttcacagaaacacagacaaTACTGTTAGGTTGTCCCCTCCAGGAGATAACTTACAGTACTACTGAACAACTTTGAATGCTCTAAGATTAACAACAACTCACATATTTTGTCAATATCAAGACTTTTCAGGAACATCTACTCTGTGTCAGCCAATGGACTACAAGCCACTTACTCAAAACATGTCTAACACTGAACAAACCTGCTAGCTGCCTCTTGAGAGGACTGAGAGATCTGAAACCAAGCTTTTATAGGTCAGATAGATCACAATGCCTCTGAGTTTCCTACACAGAGGAAATCCTACCTACCTTGCTATTAAAGTGACTTTTGTTCAGCTGCAAAGAGCCTACCTGGAAGTTATTAGATCAAACCATTGAACTACACAGCTTAGTATGTGTCTCTGGCAGCAGCCACAACCAAATGAGTCAAAGGAAAATGCAATACTTAAAAGAAACCTTTATAAGAAACAGTTCTGGAATAACATGATCACGGCAAGATGAACTCCACTATTCCTTACACCTTTTTATTCAGAACAACAAACATGGCTATCATTCTTAGCTGCCTCAAAATACTTGCTCACAACAGAATCCAGTGGCAATACGTTTCCAAAAGTTACATGCTATGCTTCCATTTTACACCTTTGATGTGCTGTGCTTGACTTTTACAAAGCAGAGGCAAGCACAGAGCCACGACACTGATTTGGACCCATTTTACCTTCACCACCCTGGGGAGATGTCTTTGTAGTGTTTCAGCCACCCAGAGACACCACAGAGCAGCTACACTTACCTACGTGTCTATGAAAGACACACTGCAGATGCAGAGAAACAATAATAGTTGACAAAATCTGATTGATCCTGAATTTGACAGCTATTAAATCAACACACCTATTTTGTGACCATCCTCCAGGACTGTGTTTGTTGCATTTTGTTCCCCCCAAAAGCATGCAGACACCTTTTCCCCCCCTCCTTCTTTAAAGCTACCTTTTGCCCCTCTATATTTACACTGCTCTTTGAGAAAACAAAATATCTTTTCCTTTCTTGTTAGTCTTTAAACTGCATTCTCAACAGTCAAAAGATGAATCAGGCAAGTCAGATTTGAGATTTATCCCCACTGCGCATATTCCTGAAGTAAACACAGGacgttttttttccttctacaaCTACAACTTTCTTGTATGCGTTCACACACATGCATCATTTAATAAAGGCAGCTGGCACTGAGGAACACTGCCAAACACAGAGACTTCTAGTTGTCCCCAGAGCAGGTATAATACCTTGTTTGTACCATGGCAGTTCACAGAGGGGACAGCTGACACTGAGGTGCCATTGTGTGGCTGCTGTACAGACAGACAGAGGTCCTGTCTCCCTTAGAAAAGCTAAGGCTCCCATTCTAACTGGAGAGGTACTGACCTTAGGCTGTGGCTCGTTCCCACATAAAAACCTTTCATTTGGACACGGCAGGGTTTTCAGCGAGGTTTAGCAGCTCTGTGTGGGAAACCTAGCAGCTCCAGTTTCTGTACAATGTGAATGAATGTCAATACATGGC comes from Melospiza melodia melodia isolate bMelMel2 chromosome 3, bMelMel2.pri, whole genome shotgun sequence and encodes:
- the LOC134415959 gene encoding uncharacterized protein LOC134415959 isoform X3; this translates as MLKILTKKLRNQSLNEIQPFQLKISYPPSDEDSDDSEGENQELAQIDRERRRNCALTPLATNQLQNQESQCCKVRALFHASLDRHSSEEELERINREFAAEKRKWSQVSRLTCCGDGNNASSSDEEVKNLCAMSFRPVAERGDGLQASPSPVLFSASPPKRLQPLVRSPASAPLIFTSVGAGLEQVMPCKRHRQGYGDKVSRPSLDLEKMQQSTNGGRPPPHFLYDPSTFAFRSLSTLKPLSPIAPVEEPSCAY
- the LOC134415959 gene encoding uncharacterized protein LOC134415959 isoform X2, whose amino-acid sequence is MLKILTKKLRNQSLNEIQPFQLKISYPPSDEDSDDSEGENQELAQIDRERRRNCALTPLATNQLQNQESQCCKVRALFHASLDRHSSEEELERINREFAAEKRKWSQVSRLTCCGDGNNASSSDEEVKNLCAMSFRPVAERGDGLQASPSPVLFSASPPKRLQPLVRSPASAPLIFTSVGAGLEQVMPCKRHRQGYGDKVSRPSLDLEKMQQMLLKKNCGAKTRVIKIRSTNGGRPPPHFLYDPSTFAFRSLSTLKPLSPIAPVEEPSCAY
- the LOC134415959 gene encoding uncharacterized protein LOC134415959 isoform X4: MLKILTKKLRNQSLNEIQPFQLKISYPPSDEDSDDSEGENQELAQIDRERRRNCALTPLATNQLQNQESQCCKVRALFHASLDRHSSEEELERINREFAAEKRKWSQVSRLTCCGDGNNASSSDEEVKNLCAMSFRPVAERGDGLQASPSPVLFSASPPKRLQPLVRSPASAPLIFTSVGAGLEQVMPCKRHRQGYGDKVSRPSLDLEKMQQATKDETEELHIFDLHSAASVNE
- the LOC134415959 gene encoding uncharacterized protein LOC134415959 isoform X1, giving the protein MLKILTKKLRNQSLNEIQPFQLKISYPPSDEDSDDSEGENQELAQIDRERRRNCALTPLATNQLQNQESQCCKVRALFHASLDRHSSEEELERINREFAAEKRKWSQVSRLTCCGDGNNASSSDEEVKNLCAMSFRPVAERGDGLQASPSPVLFSASPPKRLQPLVRSPASAPLIFTSVGAGLEQVMPCKRHRQGYGDKVSRPSLDLEKMQQKMLLKKNCGAKTRVIKIRSTNGGRPPPHFLYDPSTFAFRSLSTLKPLSPIAPVEEPSCAY